The Mesomycoplasma hyopneumoniae J genome contains the following window.
AATGACATATTCACTGGGGATTCCATGGATAAGAATTTCATTAACACTTGCACAAATTGTTGCCGGAAAACCGTGATAATTTAGAAAAGCTGGTTTTGCATTTCGGCTTTTAATCTCTTCAAAAGCTATGGCATCCAGTTCTTTTAAAGAGATTCCTGGTCTTACAAAGTCATAAATTTTTGCCTTAACTTCTGCCAAGATTTTGCCAGCAATTTTCAACTGGCTTATTTCAAATTCATTTTTAATTATAGCCATTTTTCAATTTCTATAACTGTTTCTTCAAGGGTTTGCTCGGCATCTAGATAATATATTATACCACTTTTTTTGAAAAATTCAACAATTGGAATCACTGAATTATTGAATTTTTCAATTCGATGTGTGATAATTTCGGGACGATCATCATTTCTGGTAATTAAATCGGTGCTATCAAGGTCACATTTTAGTTCGTTTTTCGGTTTTGCAAGCAATAAATTATAAGATTTTTGACATTTTTGACAAAAAAGTCGCTGAGAAAGACGCGAAATTATCGTCTCATTTTTTATTTTTAGATAAAAAACACAATCTAGATTGATGCCATTTTTGATCATAAATTCCAACTGTTGAAGCGTTCGAGGATAACCATCAAGAATATAACCTTGATTTTTAGGGATTTTTTTGATAAAATCAGCAACTAATTTATTTGTTATTTCATCAGGGACATAACTTCCTGAACTTAAATAATTTTGAATTTGTGCTGCAAATTGGGAATCTTCACTAATTTTTTTTCGAAAAAGATCACCTGTAGAAATATGAACTAACTTGTATTTTTCAACTAAAATTTTTGAAATAGTTCCTTTACCTGAGCCAGGAGCTCCTATAAAAAGAATTTTTTTATTGCTTTTCATTTTTAAGTTTGCCTTCTTTTAATCAAAAATGTTAAAAATTAAATTTTACCATAAAAGATCCTGATTTGAATCAATAGAAGGAGAATTTTTTCGAACTTGTAAATTTTTGCGGATCTTTTTACTTTGTTTTAGAACTTTTTGTGCATCATAACGGGCTTTGATCTGCGAAATCGTTTCAAGTGTAGTTGTTGCTAAAATTATTATCGAAGTTCCTGAAATTGTGATTGCCGAAGGAAGACCTAACATAATTTCAACAGGTTGGAGAATTCCTAAAAAGGTAAGATAAATCGCACTGAAAACTGAAAGTCGCAAAACCACTGAAATTAAATAATCTTCAGTCTGTTCTCCTGGGCGAATCCCAGGGATAAAAGTTGAATTTTTGGCAAAATCCTGTGCAATTTTATCAACTCGGGATTGTTGTAAGGACATTATTATTGAAAAGGAGACATTAAAAACAATAAAAATGATAAGACCGATTGGGTGATAAATTTGCATATTATTATCTATTCAATTCCGAACTGCTGAGGTATTTCTATCAAGAAATCCGCTAAAAAGTGTCGGCAGTGAAACGATAATTAAGGCAAAAATTACAGGCATAATTCCAGCAGGATTTAATTTAAGGGGTAGGATTGAAATTTCCTTAATATTTTTTGACATACCTGATCCGGTTTGTTGAATTGGAATTTTTCTTTCAGCTAAATACACATAAATCGCAATTAATAAAATAAGTAAAAATCCAAAAATATAAAGAATAAAACTTAAAACCTGAGAAATTAGCGAAGAGGAGAAACTAAGATCGACAAGATACTCAAAAGCGTGTTGAAAACGACGAGGTAGACCCACTACAATTCCAGAAAAAATTAGTAACGAAGTACCATTTCCAACGCCTTTATCCGTAATTTGTTCGGCAAGAAATAAAGAAAAAAGTGAACCTGCTACTAAAACAAGCGGCAAAACCAACCAGATAAAAACTGGTGTATTAATTTCGAGGCGAACAAACCCATAATCAGGATTAAGAATGACTGTTCGTATTAGCACAACAGCCTGGATAACTGCCACTAACAAGGTAAGAAATCGCGTTATTATGTTAATTTTTCTTCTACCTGCAGGGCCTGATTGTGATAGCCGATGGATTGGAGGGAATAATTTTGTCTGGGCAATTAGCATAAATAAAGATGCCGTAATGAACGGGCTAATTCCAAGAGCAACTACTGAAAAATTCAGCAACCCGCCACCGCCGACGGTATTTATAATTCCTAAAAAGGAATTAGAATCAAGTTGAAACTGTAGCAATTTCAACCCTGGGATAGTAATTGTACCACAAACTATAAAAATTACAAGTAAAAAAAATGTAAAAATTAATTTGCGGGCTAAAATTTTTTCCCTATAGGCAAAATAGGCTCGATTTTTCAGACTAACATAGGCAGAATTTATTCCAAGTCAAACCTTAGCCAATAATTTTAGCACTAGCGAACCTCGATTTTTCCACCCTTTTCTTCGATTTTTTTCTGCGCGGCTATTGAAAAAGCATTCGTGGTAACTGTTAACTTTTTAGTTAGATCCCCGTTTGCAAGTAATTTAGCTTTCATATTTCGTTTTTTGAGGACCTTTTTAAGATACAATGACTCTAAACTAACAGTATCCCCGTCTTGGTAGCGGCTCTCAAGGTCACTAATATTGAAAATTTCGTATTCTTTTTTGTTAAAGTTTCGAAATCCTCTTTTTGGAACCCGGCGAAACCAAGGATTCTGACCTCCCTCAAATCCAAGACGGACTGTTGAACGTTTTTTTTGCCCCGACTGACCTCTACCGGCTTGTTTACCTTTTCCGGCGGCATGTCCACGTCCTTTTCGGTGTTTTTCTTTTCTTGCCCCAGGGGTATAACTAAGATTTTCAAGTCTAATTGACATTTTTCTTCCTTATTTTCTCTAAGTTTGATAATTATACTGTATTTTTTTAAAAAACCAAGTTTTTTTTAAAAAAAAGGAAAAATTTGGGAAAATTAGCCAGTTTTTCCAAATTTTAAACTTTTTGCGCCTGCGCTTGCTGTGGGCTTAAATCACGTAATTCGGCTACTTGATTAATTGTTCTTAGTTTCAAAAGTGCTTTTAAGGTTGCTCTGACCACGTTGATTTTTGTTCTTGATCCGTAAGTTTTTGTATAAATATCGGTATATCCGGCAAGTTCGACTACAGCTCGCACTGTATTTGAAGCCACAATTCCTTTTCCTCTTGGAGCTGGTTTTATTAGAATTTTTGAGGCTAGATACTTAACAGCAATTTCATGAGGAACAGTGGATTTTCGATAAATTGGTACACTTACAAGGCGATTTTGGGCGTCTTTTATTGCTTTTTTAACTGCATCTTGGACCTCATTAGCTTTGCCATGACCAAAACCGACTCTTCCTTTTTTATTACCAACTACCGCAAAGGCACTAAAAGAAAAGCGACGACCACCTTTTACCACTTTAACAACACGGTGAATTGCAATTACTCTTTCTTCGAATTCAGGTTTAGAATTTTTATCCCGCGAATTTTTTCTAAGCGGTCTACGCCGTTGAATTGGTTTAACTTCACGTGAATTTAAAGGGTTTTTTGCAACTGATTGGGAATTTAGTTCTACTTTTGGATCTTGATTTAGTAGATCTTTTTGGTTTTCAAGTTTTCTATCCATACTAGAATTTTACTCCTTGATCTCGCAGGGCATTTGCAAATGCTTTAACCCGACCATGAAAAAGATAACCACCGCGATCAAAAATATAAGACTCATTTTCCAAATTAAGCTTTTTCATCTTTTTATATAAATCAGGGGCTAAACTTGAAGCTGAGACAATATTACCTTTATATCCATTTGACTTATCAAGAGTTGAGACCGAAGTTATTACCTTATTTTTTCAAGGATCAAAAATATAAGCATAAAAGTTGCGTAAGGATTTATAAATACCAATTCGATATTTTTGCTTGTCTTCACGGTTTGATTTTAATTTTTTCAAAATCCGGACATGTTTTGCTTTACGATAATAGTTACGTGATTTTTGCATAATTATTTTGAAGCTTTTTTCCCTTCTTTGAGTTTAAGAATTTCATCTTGATAAGAAATTCCTTTTCCTGAATAAGCATTTGGTTTGCGCACTTGTCGAATTTGGGCAGCAAACTGACCGACTTTTTGTTTGTCGATCCCTTTGATTAAAATAGTGGTTGGATTTGGAACTAAAACATCAAGTTCTTGCGGAATTCTGATCTCAACAGGATGAGAATAACCGACTAAAAGTTCAATTAAATTTTCTTTTAGACTTACTTTATAACCAACCCCTTTGATTTTTAATTCTTTCTGAAATCCTTTAGAGACCCCGATTATCATCGCAGATAAATGCGAATTTGTAGTCCCATGTAGTTGTTTTATTTGTTTTGTTTCAGAATTTCTTGTTGTTTTTAGACTTTGATTTTCAAGTAAAATTGTTATTTCCTTTGCAAATTGTCTTTCGAGGATACCTAAAGGTCCTTGAACTTTGACAGATGATCCTTGAATTTCAATTCTAACTTGTTCAGGAACTTTCAAAATACGATTACCGACTCGTGACATAATTTTTTACCAAATATAGGCGATAATTTCACCACCTACATTTTCCTTTCTTGCTTGTGAATCAGTTAGAAGACCTTTTGAAGTCGAAAGAATTGCAATTCCAAAACCTGATTGAACAAAAGGAATTTTTGATGCACTTGTATAAACCCGCAAAGAAGGTTTGGAAATTCTTTTAAGACCAGAAATGGAAGAAAGATTTCCTTTGTATTTAAGCTCAACAGTGATATTTTTTTTAAGATCACCTTCAACTTGAAAATCCTTAATATAACCAGCTTTTTGGATAATTTCTAAAATTTTTACTTTTGTTTTTGAATGCTGAAATGAAACATTTTTATGTTTTCTAATTGTTGCGTTCCGAATTCGGGTGAGCATATCAGCAATTGGATCTGTTATAAAAGCCATAATTTTTACCAACTCGCTTTCTTAATTCCAGGAATTCGTCCTTGGTGCGCTAAAACTCGAAAACAAATCCGGCAAATTCGAAATTTTCTTAGAACTGAATGAGAACGGCCACATAACTGACAACGAGTATAGGCGCGAACTTTGAATTTGGGAGCCCGATTTGCTTTAACTTTTCAGGATGTTTTTGCCATATTTTTCCTTTTTTTTTATTTAAAATTAGTAATTTTATGCTAAAAATTATACTTTTTTAGCAAAAGGGAAACCTAATAATTCTAGTAATTTAAAACCTTCTTGATCATTTTTTGCACTTGTAACAATTATTACATCAAGTCCCCGAATTTTGCTGATTTTATCAAAAGTAATCTCAGGAAAAACGATTGATTCTTTAAATCCAAGGGCAAAATTTCCATTTCCATCAAAAGATTTCGGGGAAAGTCCACGGAAATCACGAACCCTTGGAATTGCAATGTGCAGAACTTTTGCTAAAAAGTTTCACATCTGCTGTCTTCTTAAAGTGACTTTACCACCCATTGGCATTCCTTGGCGTAATTTTCAAGTTGCCAAGGATTTTTTTGCTACAGTTTTATAGGCTTTTTGGCCGGTGATTTTTGCTAGATCTTCAAGAACAGCTTCAATCGCTTTGGCATTACTTGACTGGTTTCCGGCGGTCATATTGACGACAACTTTAGTAATTTTTGGCACTTGCGAAGGCGATTTGAAGTTAAAATGTGCTTTTAATTGACCAAAAACCTTTTCATAATAATGTTTTTCAAGTTCTATCATAACCTAAATTGCCTTTCCGGTTTTTTTTGCAATGCGGATTTTTTTCTTATTTTCAATCTTAAAACCAACTCGGGTAGGAATTGCGGGCTTATCTTTTGTTGCTTTTTTGGCAACTAAAGCCAATTTTGAAAGCAAAATTGGGGCTTCAAAAGTGATAATTTCGCCACTTGTATTTTTATTTGAAGGTTTTCTGTGTTTTGTTTTGATATTAACTCCTTTAACAATCGCTGCTTTTTTTGCTGGGATTAGTTCTAAGACCGCGCCTTGCTTTCCTTTATCATCACCAGATAAAACCACAACTGTATCATTTTTACGAATTTTTCCCATTTTTTTATAAAACCTCCTGCGCTAATGAAGCTATTTTAAGATAACCTTTTTCCCGAATTTCCCGGGCAATCGGACCAAAAACCCTTGTTCCCCGGGGAGTTCCGTCCTCTTTTATGATCACCACAGCATTATCATCAAATTTTATATGAGTTCCATTTTTTCTTCTAAGTCCATAAGTTGACCGAACAATTAAAGCTTTGACTACTTGACCTTCTTTGAGCATTCCGTTAGGAATTGCTTTTTTAACAGAAACTACAACAATATCACCAATATTTGAAGTTTTTTTTACCGAACCACCTAGATTGCGAATTACACCCACGATTTTTGCACCGGTATTATCGGCAACATTAAGGCGCGAAAGTTCTTGTAGCATTCTAGATTTCTCCTTTTTTCTGTAAGACTTCGACTAAACGGAAGTGTTTTGTCTTTGAAATTGGCCGACATTCGGCAATTTTGACAAAATCACCTACTTCTGCCAGGTTTTTTTCATCGTGAGTGTTAAATTTTTTGCGCTTTTTAAACCTTTTTGCATAAAGTTTATGTTTGTAGGCGGTTTCAACTTCAACCATAATTGTTTTTGGGGAGGTTCTAATGACAATTCCTTGTAAAGTTTTCCGAAGATTTCGGGTTTGAGCTTTTTTTTCTAAAGTTAAATTATTCATTTTCAGCACTCATTTCTTGCTTTTTAACTAGATTTTTTTGAATTTTTGGGACTAAAAGTGGTTTTAGTTCATCTCTAAAATGGGACTTAAGTGATTTTGGCTTTACCAAAGAGGAAATTTTTCCCACCTTTTTCGCTTTTTTTCTTGGTTTTTTCAGCTTTGGTACTTCTTCAAGTTTTCTTTGGGAAATAATTGTTAAAACTCTGGCAATCATTTTCCGCATCTCGCCAATTTTATGACTTTGATCTAAATTTGAGCTTTGATTTTTAAAACGTAAGGTGAATAACTCGGAACGATATTCAAGAAGTAATGAATTTAATTCGCTTGCTGTTTTTTTTAAAAGTTCTTTAAATTCCATAATTTTCCTAAACTGTTGCTACAATTTTTCATTTAAGCGGTAATTTATGTCCGCCAAGTCGTAAGGCATCCCGGGCAATTTCATCTTTTACCCCTCTGACTTCAAATAAAATCGTATTTCTTTTAACCACAGCGACTCAACGATCAACCGAACCTTTTCCCGAACCCATTCTGACCCCAATCGGTTTTGAAGTTAGTGCTAAATGCGGGAAAACCCGAATAATAACTTGCCCTTCACGACCCATCCTTCTAGTAATTGCGATCCGAGCAGCTTCAATTTGGGCAGCTGAAACCCAAGCCGATCCAGTAGCTTGAAGACCATAATCACCAAAAGCAACAAAATTACCAGAATGCGCATCGCGTTTGTCATGATAAAGTCGAAAAGTTTTGCGGTGTTTTGTTTTTTTGGGTTGTAGCATTTCTATCTCCTTTTATCAGCTCGTATAATTGCATCAATATCAGTTTTTTCTTTGATTTCTCCAAGTGAAACTCAAACCTTTACCCCTAGAATCCCGTAAGTAGTTTTGGCGATTGCAGTTGCATATTCAACATTTTGCCTTAAAGTATGTAATTTCATTTCACCTTCAGCATATCCTTCACAGCGAGC
Protein-coding sequences here:
- a CDS encoding adenylate kinase family protein translates to MKSNKKILFIGAPGSGKGTISKILVEKYKLVHISTGDLFRKKISEDSQFAAQIQNYLSSGSYVPDEITNKLVADFIKKIPKNQGYILDGYPRTLQQLEFMIKNGINLDCVFYLKIKNETIISRLSQRLFCQKCQKSYNLLLAKPKNELKCDLDSTDLITRNDDRPEIITHRIEKFNNSVIPIVEFFKKSGIIYYLDAEQTLEETVIEIEKWL
- the secY gene encoding preprotein translocase subunit SecY — its product is MLKLLAKVWLGINSAYVSLKNRAYFAYREKILARKLIFTFFLLVIFIVCGTITIPGLKLLQFQLDSNSFLGIINTVGGGGLLNFSVVALGISPFITASLFMLIAQTKLFPPIHRLSQSGPAGRRKINIITRFLTLLVAVIQAVVLIRTVILNPDYGFVRLEINTPVFIWLVLPLVLVAGSLFSLFLAEQITDKGVGNGTSLLIFSGIVVGLPRRFQHAFEYLVDLSFSSSLISQVLSFILYIFGFLLILLIAIYVYLAERKIPIQQTGSGMSKNIKEISILPLKLNPAGIMPVIFALIIVSLPTLFSGFLDRNTSAVRNWIDNNMQIYHPIGLIIFIVFNVSFSIIMSLQQSRVDKIAQDFAKNSTFIPGIRPGEQTEDYLISVVLRLSVFSAIYLTFLGILQPVEIMLGLPSAITISGTSIIILATTTLETISQIKARYDAQKVLKQSKKIRKNLQVRKNSPSIDSNQDLLW
- the rplO gene encoding 50S ribosomal protein L15 translates to MSIRLENLSYTPGARKEKHRKGRGHAAGKGKQAGRGQSGQKKRSTVRLGFEGGQNPWFRRVPKRGFRNFNKKEYEIFNISDLESRYQDGDTVSLESLYLKKVLKKRNMKAKLLANGDLTKKLTVTTNAFSIAAQKKIEEKGGKIEVR
- the rpsE gene encoding 30S ribosomal protein S5 → MDRKLENQKDLLNQDPKVELNSQSVAKNPLNSREVKPIQRRRPLRKNSRDKNSKPEFEERVIAIHRVVKVVKGGRRFSFSAFAVVGNKKGRVGFGHGKANEVQDAVKKAIKDAQNRLVSVPIYRKSTVPHEIAVKYLASKILIKPAPRGKGIVASNTVRAVVELAGYTDIYTKTYGSRTKINVVRATLKALLKLRTINQVAELRDLSPQQAQAQKV
- the rplR gene encoding 50S ribosomal protein L18 encodes the protein MQKSRNYYRKAKHVRILKKLKSNREDKQKYRIGIYKSLRNFYAYIFDPWKNKVITSVSTLDKSNGYKGNIVSASSLAPDLYKKMKKLNLENESYIFDRGGYLFHGRVKAFANALRDQGVKF
- the rplF gene encoding 50S ribosomal protein L6, translated to MSRVGNRILKVPEQVRIEIQGSSVKVQGPLGILERQFAKEITILLENQSLKTTRNSETKQIKQLHGTTNSHLSAMIIGVSKGFQKELKIKGVGYKVSLKENLIELLVGYSHPVEIRIPQELDVLVPNPTTILIKGIDKQKVGQFAAQIRQVRKPNAYSGKGISYQDEILKLKEGKKASK
- the rpsH gene encoding 30S ribosomal protein S8, translating into MAFITDPIADMLTRIRNATIRKHKNVSFQHSKTKVKILEIIQKAGYIKDFQVEGDLKKNITVELKYKGNLSSISGLKRISKPSLRVYTSASKIPFVQSGFGIAILSTSKGLLTDSQARKENVGGEIIAYIW
- a CDS encoding type Z 30S ribosomal protein S14, which translates into the protein MAKTSWKVKANRAPKFKVRAYTRCQLCGRSHSVLRKFRICRICFRVLAHQGRIPGIKKASW
- the rplE gene encoding 50S ribosomal protein L5, which encodes MIELEKHYYEKVFGQLKAHFNFKSPSQVPKITKVVVNMTAGNQSSNAKAIEAVLEDLAKITGQKAYKTVAKKSLATWKLRQGMPMGGKVTLRRQQMWNFLAKVLHIAIPRVRDFRGLSPKSFDGNGNFALGFKESIVFPEITFDKISKIRGLDVIIVTSAKNDQEGFKLLELLGFPFAKKV
- the rplX gene encoding 50S ribosomal protein L24, which produces MGKIRKNDTVVVLSGDDKGKQGAVLELIPAKKAAIVKGVNIKTKHRKPSNKNTSGEIITFEAPILLSKLALVAKKATKDKPAIPTRVGFKIENKKKIRIAKKTGKAI
- the rplN gene encoding 50S ribosomal protein L14, yielding MLQELSRLNVADNTGAKIVGVIRNLGGSVKKTSNIGDIVVVSVKKAIPNGMLKEGQVVKALIVRSTYGLRRKNGTHIKFDDNAVVIIKEDGTPRGTRVFGPIAREIREKGYLKIASLAQEVL
- the rpsQ gene encoding 30S ribosomal protein S17, whose protein sequence is MNNLTLEKKAQTRNLRKTLQGIVIRTSPKTIMVEVETAYKHKLYAKRFKKRKKFNTHDEKNLAEVGDFVKIAECRPISKTKHFRLVEVLQKKGEI
- the rpmC gene encoding 50S ribosomal protein L29; this translates as MEFKELLKKTASELNSLLLEYRSELFTLRFKNQSSNLDQSHKIGEMRKMIARVLTIISQRKLEEVPKLKKPRKKAKKVGKISSLVKPKSLKSHFRDELKPLLVPKIQKNLVKKQEMSAENE
- the rplP gene encoding 50S ribosomal protein L16; the protein is MLQPKKTKHRKTFRLYHDKRDAHSGNFVAFGDYGLQATGSAWVSAAQIEAARIAITRRMGREGQVIIRVFPHLALTSKPIGVRMGSGKGSVDRWVAVVKRNTILFEVRGVKDEIARDALRLGGHKLPLKWKIVATV